The Urocitellus parryii isolate mUroPar1 chromosome 6, mUroPar1.hap1, whole genome shotgun sequence genome includes a window with the following:
- the LOC144255377 gene encoding small ubiquitin-related modifier 2, which translates to MADEKPKEGVKTENNDHINLKVAGQDGSVVQFKIKRHTPLSKLMKAYCERQGLSMRQIRFRFDGQPINETDTPAQLEMEDEDTIDVFQQQTGGVY; encoded by the coding sequence ATGGCTGACGAAAAGCCCAAGGAAGGAGTCAAGACTGAGAACAACGATCATATTAACTTGAAGGTGGCGGGGCAGGATGGTTCTGTGGTGCAGTTTAAGATTAAGAGGCATACACCACTTAGTAAACTAATGAAAGCATATTGTGAACGACAGGGTTTGTCGATGAGGCAGATCAGATTCCGATTTGACGGGCAGCCAATTAATGAAACAGACACACCTGCACAGTTGGAAATGGAGGATGAAGATACAATTGATGTGTTCCAGCAGCAGACAGGAGGTGTCTACTAA